In Candidatus Nomurabacteria bacterium, the following proteins share a genomic window:
- a CDS encoding SPFH domain-containing protein, with protein sequence MYKKLCAILIFVAIFLSGCSTESINGGEVGVIQDKPFFFGNEGFREHVEPQGRVVTWLTSDIHKVFIAPQTIRISVDDLMSKDKVPLDFDIAVTIESTSPETVWKMLSQYGGGVTHTFNKFVLQGTYTQEGVLIRPTGEFMSHLRDKVKTYAMDEYVVGQTMEGKTSSASKDTEESLVSYVNSFLESRGVEIRVVNIALGRAIPPQGVKDSMERTAEQIQRVRTEAEREQAEISRKNAEKAAADADKQYMEELGITSEQYLKIRELQMVENVCGKSAKDLKDNDQQGNKPRCMLVYGQALPTISTSMD encoded by the coding sequence ATGTACAAAAAACTATGTGCAATTTTAATTTTCGTAGCAATATTTTTGTCCGGCTGTTCAACAGAGTCAATTAACGGAGGTGAAGTTGGTGTTATCCAAGATAAACCCTTTTTCTTTGGAAATGAAGGTTTTCGAGAACATGTTGAACCGCAAGGTAGAGTTGTTACCTGGCTCACTTCAGATATTCACAAAGTATTCATAGCACCACAAACGATACGGATATCTGTAGATGATCTAATGTCAAAAGATAAAGTACCTTTAGATTTTGACATTGCCGTAACCATAGAATCAACTAGTCCGGAAACTGTGTGGAAAATGCTTAGTCAGTACGGTGGAGGAGTCACACATACATTTAACAAGTTTGTCTTACAAGGCACCTACACACAAGAAGGTGTTTTAATTAGGCCAACAGGTGAATTTATGAGTCACCTTCGCGATAAGGTAAAGACTTACGCAATGGACGAGTATGTAGTAGGTCAAACAATGGAAGGTAAGACATCTTCTGCCAGTAAGGACACAGAAGAATCTCTTGTTTCTTACGTTAATAGTTTTTTGGAAAGCAGAGGTGTTGAAATCAGGGTTGTGAATATAGCTTTAGGAAGAGCGATACCTCCACAGGGTGTAAAAGACTCTATGGAAAGGACTGCAGAGCAAATACAAAGAGTGAGAACAGAAGCAGAAAGAGAGCAGGCTGAAATCTCACGAAAGAATGCAGAAAAGGCTGCAGCTGATGCAGATAAACAATATATGGAAGAACTTGGTATAACTTCTGAGCAGTACTTAAAAATCAGAGAACTGCAGATGGTTGAAAACGTTTGCGGTAAATCAGCAAAAGATCTAAAAGATAATGATCAACAAGGTAATAAACCTCGTTGTATGCTGGTTTATGGCCAAGCCTTACCAACAATAAGTACATCAATGGATTAA
- a CDS encoding queuosine precursor transporter — translation MPNEVIFFLILSIDLALILFAFRLGKEWLFAAIAANMIIVNFTSSLLIPLFGFVASAAAVTYAAIFLATDILTEHYGKKEGYKSVWIAFTMTLLFVVITQLVLSFDSISDTASLSESMRKALEASPRIALAGLTAYLVAQNFDIWFYHLIHSKTGPRLLWLRNNLSTMVSQAIDSVIFFSIAFVGVLPFVVIVQLIITGYVAKLVVAVIDTPFVYLSYLIKKK, via the coding sequence ATGCCAAATGAAGTTATCTTTTTTTTAATTTTATCAATTGACCTCGCACTTATTCTTTTCGCATTTAGACTTGGAAAGGAGTGGTTGTTCGCTGCAATTGCAGCGAACATGATTATTGTGAATTTTACATCATCTTTGCTTATTCCATTATTTGGCTTTGTTGCAAGTGCGGCTGCTGTTACATATGCAGCAATTTTTTTAGCAACAGATATTCTTACTGAGCATTATGGAAAGAAAGAAGGTTATAAATCTGTATGGATTGCATTCACAATGACATTGCTGTTTGTAGTTATAACGCAGTTAGTTTTATCATTTGATTCTATTTCTGACACAGCGTCTCTTAGTGAGTCGATGAGAAAAGCGTTAGAAGCAAGCCCCAGAATTGCTTTGGCAGGATTAACGGCATACCTTGTCGCTCAGAACTTTGATATTTGGTTTTATCATTTAATTCATTCAAAAACTGGTCCGAGACTTCTTTGGCTTCGCAACAACTTGAGTACTATGGTTTCTCAAGCGATTGACTCTGTTATATTTTTCTCAATTGCATTTGTCGGAGTACTTCCATTTGTAGTAATTGTACAACTTATTATAACTGGGTATGTAGCAAAGCTTGTGGTGGCTGTTATTGATACTCCTTTTGTTTATTTAAGTTATCTGATTAAAAAGAAGTAA